The Brassica rapa cultivar Chiifu-401-42 chromosome A10, CAAS_Brap_v3.01, whole genome shotgun sequence genome segment TATCCAAGGGTGGTTAGAGAATGCATCTCTAACCTATACGGTTCGGACGCGGGCGTTTATATCAGGGGATGCCGTTTCGATTTCGACCCCGTTGTGATTAATCAACTATTTATGACTCTAATTGTGGAACAACCTCACACATGGGAGGATGATGATCTGTCGCAGGCAATTACGTTCCTCACCGGTGGTCGCTGTACTCACTGGGAGCCATTCTCCCTAACAGAGCTCCTCCCACAGTATCTTTGCCTCTACAAACTGTGTGAGTTAAACTGGCAACCTGGATTCCATGTAGATGCAATGCTAAAAAAGCGTCTTCGTTTTCTCTTCGCGTTTGTAAGAAACAAGCCGATATAAACTTTGGTCGATTGGCTTATGACCAGATCATCGAAATGTCTCATCAGTCTGATGCCGACAAGAAAATTATTCTCTCCAACTTGATCTATCAGACTCTCAATCTTCAGAGGGACATTTTGGCTCTTCCAGGTGATGAACCCCTAATTGGTCAGCCTCAAAATGTTAGCGGACTCGAGGCGGATCTTTCACTACGTAGGGGGAGAAGAGGTCGTATCCATTCTGATGATTGATAACTATAATTACATGTAATAGCTTCGGTTTCTGTCTGCagttttttgacaaactctatgCTACTCCAAGTTCTGTTTTCGGCTAGTACACTAagtactttttttttcctctgtGTTGTTACTTTATTCGGATATAATATCTACTTTTGTTATTAATGTTATGCATCTATTGATCAACTATAGGTGTAAAACAAATATGTGCTACAACCATAATATATTTAGTACGAAAAGCCCGTACACCTCAACACTAGTTTCGTACACCATATCCAAACAAACACAGGTTCATCGGTGTTCTACAATAAAATACATTCCAAAATGAGGTTGGTCGTTTTTATCAAAATACAGACTTTCTACATCCTCTATTCAGGGCTTAACTTCCTTGCAAGTGGTCTTCTTGTGACCTTCCTTAAAACAATTTGAGCACTTGTTCGGCTTATGCTTTTTGCTCCCCCCCCCTGATGTAAACAATAAAGTTGCTATAATTGGAGAATTTACTATACGTTATTGAAATATTGTTCAAAGTCAACACAACAGTCTTACCGGTATCTCTCCTGGGGACAATTTACGTTTGATTCCTGGTCTTCCCTTCGTTCGTTTGGTCGTTGGTGGATAAAGATCAACAGTTAGTATTTCGGCTGGCACTTCAACATCCTTTGGATCCGGAACCGGAAGTATGATACCCCTAACTGTTTCAGCCCATGTCTCTTTGAGATGGTGTTTGCAAACAAACATGCTGTACTGCATATTACGGTAAGAAGCAGCAGCAATGGCATGTCGGCATGGCAAACCAAGCTTTTGGAATTCGAGGCAAGTGCAAGTTCGTTTATCCAGATCAACCGTGAACCAAAATTAGTTGGCCTGTGCGTAACTTCGAATAACCAAGTCGAACATGGCATAACTAGAAGGCCCGTTGACAGCACCAGCTGTTCGACCAGTATCTTTTGAATATTATCTGGAACATTTCCCTTCATCTTACTGATCTCGCTGCGTCTGCTCACATACCATGTACACAGCTTTCGGCGAATAAACTCGAACAATGCCATTATAGGACTATCATGAGCGGACAGAAGAGCATTATTCAATGATTCAGCAGCGTTAGAAGTCATCACGTTAAATCTCTCCCCTTCGAAATGTGAACGTGTCCATAGCTTCTTGTCGATCTTCTCCAAATAATCCCAGCATCTCCAATCCGTCAGTTTAATAAGCTCCATTATCTCCTTAAACTCTGAAACTCTGAACGCTTCCCCAGCTCTGCCTACCATTGCTTTCTGTTGCAGCCCCTTATACTTATCCTGAACGTTACGCTGGAGGTGTACGAGACAAATACCATGGTGTGCACGTGGGTACCATTTATCTTTCGCTGCGAAAATTGCTGCGCATCTGTCTGATATTATACTTAAATCAGAACCATCCTCTACAATAGTGGATAACCTCTCGAAAAACCATGTCCAAGATTCGGTGTTCTCGCTTTCCACTACTGCGAAAGCAATCGGGAATACGCGGCTGTTAGCATCTTGTCCGCTGGCACTTAGCAAAACACCTTTGTACTTTCCAAACATGTGGGTGCCGTCCACCACTAGCACCTTCCTCAGGTACTTCCATCCATCGATGCATGCTTTCAGGGACATGAACGCATACTTAAACCTTGTTTTTCCTTCTTTGTCTTTTTCGGTTTTAATATCGGTGATTGTTCCAGGATTTGCTAGCTTGAGTACATGGAAGTACTGTGGTAGCATCTTGTATGAATCCTCCTCTGTTCCTTGCGCAAATGCAATCGCTAGTTCTTTCGCTTTCCAAGCTTTCCAGTATGAGCATGTATAGTTGAATTCCGTTCGCAACATTTCCGGAAGTTCCATAGCACGCGGCCCAGAGTAGAGCCTCTCTTATTTCGAACGCAATAGAGCTGCAAGCACTTTGGCTGTACCATGTTTTTTATACTTCCCTCTAACGTCGGCTACGCATACATGATTCAGAATTGCCTTTTTAACCAGATAAGTTGGAGAATCACCGAGTTGAACAGCCACTACTCTCCAGTTGCATTCTTTTTCGTAGCATTTCGCCGTGAGTCGGCGTTTGCAATTTCTGAGCTTAAACGTGCTCACCTTCGCAATTGCGTAGATAGCCAACGTCAACTTGCACTCCCCTTTGTTTTTGAATGTCCTTCCCACGTATATGTCAGAGTCCTCCTTGCTGAAGTCAATGTCAAGAGGGTTGCAGCTGCTTCCATCCATTTCATTATACACACCATCTACATCATTATATCCATACATTTCTGGTACTTGTATGCCTTTCATGAATGCTTCTCCATCCTGAACTTGTCTAGTTGCGGTGACAGGAGGATCAACATTGTCCTTATCTTCGAGCTCACGGTTGTGCGCGTTATATTTTTTGGGGGAGTTTCGAGACATATGTCACCACTTTCAACGGCCTCTGTTGCTTGATTGGGCGCACAACCAACGTCTGTAGAAGTACCACTCACATTATCTCCGGCTTTCGTCAATACTTCTTCACCCTGAAATGCGGCCGGCTGGGGAATAGGAGTGTCAACAACagtatcatcatcattatcttcAGTCACCCGGGTGTGTTTGTTTTTAGATTGAGGGGGCGTCACAAGAACAACATCAACACCTACCTCGGTCTCTGTTACTTATGTGTCCAATCTGGAGGGTGATCCAAGATCTCTTGCTAGATCGGTGATTTCCACAGAAGAATCGttatttttggatatatatCCACCTCCACGTGATCGTTGCTTCTTACCACACGCCAATTTTGCAGCCCCTGTTCCACCAATACCGCCAGGACGCCGAATACCCTTACCACCAGACTGTCCACCACTTCTTCCTTTGCCTGGACCTTCTACAAAATCGTCGTCGTCGTCCGTCACGCAATCGTTTCTACAATAATCATGCCAGTCATTGTAGTCGTAATCGCTATCATCGCCTTCATCTTCTGCAGAAACATTTTCGTGAGCTCCTCCATTATTTCCATTCTCCACTGAAACCTGTTCAACACTTAGCATTCTCGTATCTTCTATGAGACAGATTTGTTGAGGCAGATTATCTGACGCCGTTTTTACTGCGTCTCCTTCTTCGACTTTTTCTTCCTTATTCTCTCTATTATCCACTGCCAAGTCATCTCCATAAACATTCCCCTTTTCTTGCTCGCAATTCTCTGAATTAGCCCCACTCCCGTCGTCAAGAGTTTCTCCGCTTTTGTCTTGGCCCTTTGACGTCGCAACCATGCCGCCAGACTGAGAGTTGCGTTTGTAGCGTTCTTCGATTTGCTGAACTTCCATCAAAAAAGCAACATCTTCATCAGGAGGTCGAACGGGTGCATTCATTTGGACCCGTATTACTCATTCCGACCTTAGAAATATCATTTCTCCTCCAACACTTTCTCTTAATGTTATGAAGAGATTGACGGATTTGTCTGTCCGGTGAAGGGCCTTGAAAATCCTGAAATCTTTGTCTGTTGCTATCTCGACGGGAGAAGCCACTAGGCCCACCATTTCACTCTCTCCATCATTTAGCCAATACGACATCTCGGCTGACACTTCCCTTCCCAAAAGCCCATACGCTGCTAGAATACACGTTTTTAACTCCTCAGCACCTCTAATTCTGGACGAATCGACTGCTCTACCCATTCTATCATTGTCTATCTTGAAATCCCAAGCTCCATTGTCAAACATTATCCACCTCCCAGCCATAACCACAATGCAAGAATTACACAGACCTACGGTCCAAGCATGAGCACCCGTTAGGGTCATTTGCCAAATAGAGGAAGCACACAATTGTAAAAACAAATACAGAAACTTAGAGCTCAAACTCTGTACCTTCGCCGGTGTTGGTCCTGATTTCCTTACTGCCTGTGCCACCACTACTTGACCCGACGTTCCGACCACTGCTAATTGTTTCCATCCTTTTCAGTTACGGTGGATAAGCATCGACGGCCTCAGAGGATGGGAATATCTTCTTATCGTAGGGTTGTTTCTTTTAGTTGTACACCAGTTCTTAGCTGCTTCTCACCATTACCCAGTTAGCGTTTTATAACATATtagtataattaatattaccACAAATATCAGAAAACAGTAAACGGCGGGAAAAGGAAAGGTTAATATTACCTTTAACCTTTGTTACCGatcagccaaaaaaaaaaaaaaaatctcgacCTCACACGTGCGAAAACTTCTGGGCCGCTTGGGTCGCTAAGTCTTAGGGTCTTTTGGTGTGGGTCACTTTCAAGAGTTTCATGGGTCACGGCCCATAACATGACGGGTCATAAGGCCAAATTCGTCACCGATTTATTTCTCTCCCCCCTAGCGGTCCGTTTCGACAATAAAAACTTGCAGCGACCCACTTGGCCAATTAAAAACTTGAAGTGACCCTATGTCACAAGCAACTCAACAACAGAGGCCTAACTTAGCCAAATAAAATTAGAAGTATGGAATTATACTCTTATTATTCCAAATATaagccaaaaactaaaaaaaatatatataaaaagataaaatatacatataatggAATCACAAAGATATTATATCAATCACTAATATCCTGCTAATTAATTGTAACTTACATATCCCATAGAAATTCATAGTCTAAGaacattaaaaatgtaaaactgGAGTTTGAACTAATATGTGAAATCATATTTACCTTCCCCAATACCATTacatgaatatataaaaatacacaacaaagaaaatttttaactaaacttaaataatcaaaattttaagacAAAAATTTAACAAACAAACGTACTTTTAGCTTACAAAACGTacttaaattaaaagaaaataaagtatatgaaattttaaataaattttattatttcagtGTAACTAAAAACAATTTTCAGTTACTTAATAACCAATTCAACTAATACACTTCAAAAATTAAACACTATTCAAATTAGTTTATTAGTGAACTATTTCtaaattataaaaactaaaacatttttgatgaaaaaaacGTAACAGAGGAAATAAAACCGTCTTCCTCTCCCAACAATCCATTTCATGTTATGTAGCCTTCAACAGCTCCAATCAAGATTAGATAAGTGGTCCAATTCGGTAAAATACTCTCAGACTGGAGTTTTGGGCAAatgaattattatattatacttAAATACTATAAAAAAGTCCAtcgaaatttattttatatatacaaaaaattcGGACATAGCCCGGAAAAAGTCTCTAGTACTGATAATATGATAATAATGATTTATACGAGTGTATAATTGATCATTAATAGAATGAACTTGGATTCATAAATTATTTGTACAATAAGGAAACAATTCAAGATGAGATAATGTTCTTCGTATAAATGCTACAACTTGGCAATATTTGGTTTACCAGAAAATTCTAGCGCAATTTCAAAAAGATCAGCATCGGATTCTTCGTCATAGTCCAACTTACGTCTATGGCTTTGTCCCACAATGGTCCTCCCGCTTGCAATCATCTCACTGTTTCCTCTGTTTATGAAGAAGTTTCTTAAATACTGGGAATCTAATCTCCCAATGGAAAACAATTCTTTGCTGTCCTCAAGCCCGGCCACAGCACTACGGCACGGGTTCGTTGTGCGT includes the following:
- the LOC117129303 gene encoding protein FAR1-RELATED SEQUENCE 6-like, giving the protein MELPEMLRTEFNYTCSYWKAWKAKELAIAFAQGTEEDSYKMLPQYFHVLKLANPGTITDIKTEKDKEGKTRFKYAFMSLKACIDGWKYLRKVLVVDGTHMFGKYKGVLLSASGQDANSRVFPIAFAVVESENTESWTWFFERLSTIVEDGSDLSIISDRCAAIFAAKDKWYPRAHHGICLVHLQRNVQDKYKGLQQKAMVGRAGEAFRVSEFKEIMELIKLTDWRCWDYLEKIDKKLWTRSHFEGERFNVMTSNAAESLNNALLSAHDSPIMALFEFIRRKLCTWYVSRRSEISKMKGNVPDNIQKILVEQLVLSTGLLVMPCSTWLFEVTHRPTNFGSRLIWINELALASNSKSLVCHADMPLLLLLTVICSTACLFANTISKRHGLKQLGVSYFRFRIQRMLKCQPKY